In Anopheles gambiae chromosome 2, idAnoGambNW_F1_1, whole genome shotgun sequence, a single window of DNA contains:
- the LOC1273477 gene encoding acyl-CoA:lysophosphatidylglycerol acyltransferase 1 yields the protein MPCYSLRNIIKYPRAVLRTILVVANNIYCVPTYLVWMFLLLPLRKIHETYYYRIEGILFHWLLANVSMWSWTAGYEVVEMGDDITTAFDKRTLVLANHQSTSDVPLLMAAFNAKKGILPNIMWIMDRLFKYTNFGAVSLVHQDFFIASGKKNREKSLQQLKSHIRQCYVPRKRKWMVLFPEGGFLRKRKEVSQRFAEKNNLPVLNNVTLPRVGAMKAIMDMLGAPNDMNVCSSSSTTTNPSLVGCGSVGGGQDAVKQSASNSTIISSKAINKDDDDCDTCKDASYALLNGQSGGCLEYVLDITIAYPQGVPLDLPNIVHGMRDPCQTFLFYKLYHSSEVPRDSESLTQWLYNRFYEKEKLLEEFYRTGSWPASCTIPPTAVHQDLLRFLLIHLFFITSTYVHLQLILMLINYTNVMYVYMLS from the exons ATGCCGTGTTATAGCTTAAG aAATATCATCAAGTACCCGCGAGCAGTGCTGCGGACGATTCTGGTGGTCGCCAACAACATCTACTGCGTGCCCACCTATCTCGTATggatgtttttgctgcttccgCTAAGAAAGATCCACGAAACGTACTACTACCGCATCGAGGGCATACTCTTCCACTGGCTGCTGGCCAACGTGTCGATGTGGTCCTGGACGGCCGGTTACGAAG TGGTGGAGATGGGCGACGATATAACGACCGCCTTCGATAAGCGCACGCTGGTGCTGGCGAACCATCAGAGCACCTCCGATGTGCCCCTGCTGATGGCGGCCTTCAACGCCAAGAAGGGCATCCTGCCGAACATCATGTGGATCATGGATCGGCTCTTTAAGTATACCAACTTCGGTGCGGTCAGCCTTGTGCATCAGGACTTTTTCATAGCCTCG GGCAAGAAAAATCGCGAAAAATCGCTACAGCAACTGAAATCGCACATACGGCAGTGCTACGTGCCGCGGAAGCGGAAGTGGATGGTACTATTTCCCGAGGGTGGTTTCCTGCGCAAACGAAAGGAAGTTAGTCAAAG ATTTGCAGAGAAAAACAATCTACCAGTATTAAATAATGTCACCTTGCCGCGTGTCGGTGCTATGAAGGCCATTATGGATATGCTCGGAGCGCCGAACGACATGAACGTGTGCTCGTCCTCGTCCACCACCACGAACCCATCGCTCGTCGGCTGTGGCAGTGTCGGTGGCGGGCAGGATGCGGTTAAACAATCGGCCAGCAACAGCACTATCATCAGTAGCAAAGCAATAAACAAGGATGACGATGACTGTG ATACCTGTAAGGATGCCTCGTACGCATTGCTGAACGGGCAATCGGGCGGCTGCTTAGAGTACGTACTAGACATTACGATCGCGTACCCGCAAGGCGTACCGCTAGATCTACCCAACATTGTGCACGGCATGCGGGATCCCTGCCAGACGTTTCTATTCTACAAACTTTACCATAGTTCGGAG GTTCCGCGCGACAGTGAATCCCTCACCCAGTGGTTGTACAATCGATTTTACGAAAAGGAGAAACTGCTCGAAGAGTTTTACCGTACCGGCAGCTGGCCGGCAAGCTGTACCATTCCCCCGACGGCCGTGCACCAGGATTTGCTGCGGTTTTTGctaattcatttgtttttcatcaccTCTACTTACGTGCATCTGCAGCTGATCCTAATGCTGATCAACTACACGAACGTCATGTACGTGTACATGCTGAGCTAA